The Hymenobacter baengnokdamensis genome includes a region encoding these proteins:
- a CDS encoding Hsp20/alpha crystallin family protein: protein MATLLYNSLPAQRPARAFNTMLSELLRDAQPAAPQPSTSFVPAADIFETAQGFELHLALPGVAKEAVSIDFQDGQLVVSGNRPAPATEGENVPQLRRVETRFGEFRRAFRLPETVNVKDISAELSDGLLRVTLPFDTEKVTKQHIEVR, encoded by the coding sequence ATGGCTACTTTATTGTATAATTCCCTGCCCGCTCAACGCCCAGCCCGTGCCTTTAACACCATGCTGAGCGAATTGCTGCGCGATGCGCAGCCGGCCGCACCCCAGCCTTCAACCTCCTTTGTGCCCGCCGCCGACATCTTCGAAACGGCCCAGGGCTTTGAGCTGCACCTGGCGCTGCCGGGCGTAGCCAAAGAGGCCGTTAGTATCGATTTTCAGGACGGCCAACTGGTGGTCAGCGGCAACCGTCCGGCCCCGGCTACCGAGGGCGAGAATGTGCCCCAGCTGCGCCGGGTCGAAACCCGCTTTGGTGAGTTCCGCCGGGCTTTTCGCCTGCCCGAGACGGTGAATGTAAAAGACATCAGCGCCGAACTGTCCGACGGGCTGCTGCGCGTGACCCTGCCTTTCGACACCGAGAAGGTAACCAAGCAGCACATTGAAGTGCGCTAA
- a CDS encoding S1C family serine protease, which produces MAQATVASDPQVRYTSAMRSSAYAAPEGLNFVAAAAAVTPAVVHVMTEYKAEPQQQSRMMQMDPFLRQFFGDQFDGQLRGQREPQGGGEGSGSGVIIAANGYIVTNNHVIDKASKITVVMDDKRKFDAELVGADPSTDLAVLKVKADNLPFVKYGNSDEVKVGQWVLAVGNPFNLNSTVTAGIISAKGRSIGILSRDQNMGVESYIQTDAVVNPGNSGGALVNTAGDLIGINSAISSHTGSFEGYAFAVPSSIVSKVVDDLLKYKVVQRALLGVRIQEVDAKLASEKKLNTLNGVYVQGLGEKSAAAAAGLKIGDIITDINGVPVNTASQLQEQVARFRPGDRIKVGYLRGGNKEVATATLYNAANTTAVVHELPADAAISYEGAKVAPVASRLQNMLGIEGGAQVSGIKGSNFKETGMADGFIITRIDKNVVRKPADVQAYLDQAKDNSGALVEGVYPDGRKAYYPIGRE; this is translated from the coding sequence GTGGCTCAGGCTACCGTAGCTTCCGACCCCCAGGTGCGCTACACCTCGGCTATGCGCAGCAGCGCCTACGCGGCCCCGGAAGGCCTCAATTTTGTGGCGGCGGCGGCGGCCGTAACGCCGGCCGTAGTGCACGTAATGACCGAGTACAAGGCCGAGCCCCAGCAGCAGAGCCGCATGATGCAGATGGACCCCTTCCTGCGTCAGTTCTTCGGCGACCAGTTTGATGGGCAACTGCGCGGGCAGCGTGAGCCGCAGGGTGGGGGCGAAGGCTCCGGCTCGGGCGTAATTATTGCCGCCAACGGCTACATCGTCACCAATAACCACGTGATTGATAAAGCGTCGAAAATCACGGTGGTGATGGACGACAAGCGCAAGTTCGATGCCGAACTGGTGGGGGCCGACCCCAGCACCGACCTGGCCGTATTGAAAGTGAAGGCTGATAACCTGCCCTTCGTGAAGTATGGTAATTCCGATGAGGTGAAAGTGGGCCAGTGGGTGCTGGCCGTGGGCAATCCCTTCAACCTGAACTCAACGGTAACCGCCGGCATCATCTCGGCTAAGGGCCGCAGCATCGGCATTCTGAGTCGCGACCAGAACATGGGCGTAGAGTCGTACATCCAAACCGATGCCGTGGTAAACCCCGGCAACTCGGGTGGCGCGCTCGTAAACACCGCTGGCGACCTCATCGGCATCAACTCGGCCATCTCGTCGCACACCGGCTCATTTGAAGGCTACGCATTCGCCGTGCCCAGCTCCATCGTGAGCAAGGTGGTAGATGACCTGCTCAAATACAAAGTAGTACAGCGGGCGCTGCTCGGCGTGCGCATTCAGGAAGTCGACGCTAAGCTGGCTTCCGAGAAGAAGCTTAATACCCTCAACGGGGTGTACGTGCAGGGTCTGGGCGAGAAGAGCGCCGCTGCGGCGGCGGGCCTGAAAATCGGCGATATTATTACCGATATCAACGGCGTGCCCGTAAACACGGCCTCGCAGCTGCAGGAGCAGGTAGCCCGCTTCCGCCCTGGCGACCGCATTAAGGTGGGGTATCTGCGCGGTGGCAACAAGGAGGTAGCCACGGCTACGCTCTACAATGCCGCCAATACGACGGCCGTAGTGCACGAGCTACCCGCCGATGCTGCTATCAGCTACGAGGGCGCCAAAGTAGCGCCGGTAGCGTCACGGCTGCAAAATATGCTGGGTATTGAGGGTGGTGCCCAGGTTTCGGGTATCAAAGGCAGCAATTTTAAGGAAACCGGCATGGCCGATGGCTTTATCATCACGCGCATTGATAAGAACGTGGTGCGCAAGCCCGCCGACGTGCAGGCCTACCTCGACCAGGCCAAGGATAACTCGGGTGCCCTCGTAGAAGGGGTGTATCCCGATGGCCGCAAGGCGTACTATCCCATCGGCCGCGAGTAG
- the amaB gene encoding L-piperidine-6-carboxylate dehydrogenase: MKQALEEATRPDVTVAHPHADPHGIRGVLQQLGIKPENPAASTGRQWSTTPGPQKVIVSPADGQRIAAVTLATVADYDAVVKTAQQAFLKWRLVPAPQRGDIVRQISNELRHHKEALGKLVSYEMGKILQEGLGEVQEMIDICDFAVGLSRQLHGLTMHSERPAHRMYEQYHPLGVVGIISAFNFPVAVWSWNAMLAAVCGNVSIWKPSEKTPLAAVAVQHIIRGVLEKNDIPEGVFNLVLGHADVGAAMAADERVPLVSATGSTRMGRAVGAAVGQRLGRALLELGGNNAIILTPQADLDMAMRAIVFGAVGTAGQRCTTTRRLIIHDSIYEEVTQRLLAAYAKLPVGHPLQAGTLVGPLIDADAVALFTSALESVQQEGATLLAGGQVVSSAELHGGHYVLPALVAAENHYATVQAETFAPILYLIRYSGEVAEAIALQNGVKQGLSSAIFTLNLREAEAFLAAPGSDCGIANVNIGTSGAEIGGAFGGEKETGGGRESGSDAWKVYMRRQTNTINYGTELPLAQGIKFDI; this comes from the coding sequence ATGAAGCAAGCTCTTGAAGAAGCCACCCGGCCCGATGTAACTGTAGCCCACCCCCACGCCGACCCGCATGGCATCCGCGGCGTGCTGCAGCAGCTCGGCATAAAGCCGGAAAACCCTGCTGCTAGTACCGGCCGCCAGTGGAGCACTACCCCTGGCCCACAGAAAGTTATTGTGTCGCCGGCCGATGGCCAGCGCATTGCGGCCGTAACCCTGGCTACCGTAGCCGATTACGACGCCGTGGTGAAAACTGCCCAGCAGGCCTTCCTGAAATGGCGGCTGGTGCCCGCCCCTCAGCGCGGCGATATCGTGCGCCAGATAAGCAACGAGCTGCGCCACCACAAAGAGGCGCTGGGCAAGCTCGTAAGCTACGAAATGGGCAAGATATTGCAGGAAGGCCTAGGCGAAGTGCAGGAGATGATTGACATCTGCGACTTTGCCGTGGGCCTGAGCCGGCAATTGCACGGCCTCACCATGCACTCGGAGCGGCCGGCCCACCGCATGTACGAGCAGTACCACCCGCTGGGGGTGGTGGGTATTATCTCGGCTTTTAACTTCCCGGTGGCGGTGTGGAGCTGGAATGCCATGCTGGCCGCCGTGTGTGGCAACGTCAGCATCTGGAAGCCTTCGGAGAAAACGCCGCTGGCCGCCGTGGCCGTGCAGCACATCATTCGTGGAGTATTAGAAAAAAACGATATTCCCGAAGGCGTCTTCAACCTGGTGCTGGGCCACGCCGACGTAGGCGCCGCTATGGCTGCCGATGAGCGCGTGCCGCTGGTATCGGCCACGGGCAGCACCCGCATGGGCCGGGCGGTGGGCGCGGCCGTGGGCCAGCGCCTGGGCCGCGCCCTGCTGGAGCTGGGCGGTAACAACGCCATTATTCTTACCCCGCAGGCCGACCTGGATATGGCTATGCGAGCCATCGTATTTGGGGCGGTAGGTACGGCCGGGCAGCGCTGCACTACCACGCGTCGCCTCATTATTCACGACAGTATTTATGAGGAGGTAACGCAGCGCCTGCTGGCCGCCTATGCCAAGCTGCCGGTGGGCCACCCGCTACAGGCCGGCACCCTGGTAGGCCCGCTCATCGATGCCGATGCGGTGGCGCTTTTCACTTCGGCCCTCGAAAGCGTGCAGCAAGAAGGCGCTACGCTGCTGGCTGGCGGCCAGGTAGTCAGCAGTGCCGAGCTGCACGGTGGGCACTACGTGCTGCCGGCGCTGGTAGCGGCCGAAAACCACTACGCCACGGTGCAGGCCGAAACGTTTGCCCCCATTCTCTATCTTATCAGGTACAGCGGGGAGGTAGCGGAAGCCATTGCCCTGCAAAATGGCGTGAAGCAGGGCCTGTCGTCGGCCATCTTTACCCTGAATCTGCGCGAGGCGGAGGCCTTCCTGGCCGCGCCGGGCTCCGACTGCGGCATTGCCAATGTGAACATCGGCACCAGCGGAGCCGAAATCGGCGGCGCCTTCGGCGGCGAAAAGGAAACCGGTGGCGGCCGCGAGTCGGGTTCCGATGCCTGGAAGGTATACATGCGCCGCCAAACCAATACCATCAACTACGGCACCGAGCTGCCGCTGGCGCAGGGTATTAAGTTTGATATATAG